The genomic region TGATCAACATTGCCATCTTCAGTAGGGCATAGACTGTCAGAACTAAGATACTCTTTTTCTTCACCAGGGAAAACTGCCAACAATCTGTCGTTAATCTCGTGAACAACCTCATTCTTAGGTGCAAGTATAGCTCTTGTACTAAAGTAATTAGGATCATTGTAATTATCCAAGATTGACGGATAAACAAAATCAATCAGGCTAGAAATTGGATCAGATATGCTATCAATTAAAAGCTCAGGTGGTATTTCAATTATTGCTTCTCCATCATTGGAACCACCAACATTTCCCTCGCCAACGTCCAACAACCATTTTGCAAAATTACTAATCTCTTCAACTTCAGATGATGGTCTTCCAACAGTTAACCTCATGTTTCTAGATAACGTCAACAACTTACACTTACTCCACAGATAAGAAGAACATAATGAGGCATTCACAATTTCTTGACGTCCACCGTTTGGAACAACAGGTAGTATTTGCCTAAAATCACCACCAAATACAATCACCTTCCCTCCAAATAAAACATCAGACCTGGATGGATTAGATATATTGAAAATGTCATGCATAGTTCTATCCAAAGCCTCAAATGCATGTTTATGAACCATAGGAGCTTCATCCCATATAATGAGTTTGGTCTGCTGTAGTAATTTAGCTACATCATCGTCTGGTTTTATATGACAAACGGAATCCTCATTAAGATTCAAAGGTATATGAAACCTAGAATGAGCCGTTCTTCCTCCCTCCAACAGCAATGATGCAATTCCGCTAGATGCAACGTTTAATACAATCTGACCTTTTGACCTAATTGCAGCAGATAATGTTTTCCATAAAAACGTTTTACCGGTCCCGCCATAACCGTAAACAAAAAATACTCCTCCATTGTCTCCATGAACTGCGTTCATAATTTCTTCATATACTGCACGTTGTTCATCCGTTAACAAATTCACCTGACCTTGATAAACATTTTGTAACTCTGTTCTGTCATAAGCAAGCTCTTCGTTAATCAATCGGCAGCGAAAGTTATCTAAAGATGAAGTATCCGGGTAAGGCATTGATAAAAATCTCCGAAGCGATGAATTATTCCGAGTTAAAAACTTCTCTATTTCGCATAAAACGTAGTTCTTTAGTTGCTCATCAGGAATTGATAAACCTGTGAAAAATCAAAACCACATATAAATTTAATGGTAAATTTTTTGTAACTGTCAAAAAACAAtaatatgaaatttataattttaccTGAAACACGATGATACTTTGAGAATCTGTACAGAAAATCATCTGTCATATACTTCCATGTGCTTTCCCAGACAACTTCAGGTCTAGATAATGTGCTTGACAGTAACATGGTGGCGAATAAATTGCGAATATAACCTGCACTACCTGATATATTTGCTTCTTTGATGGCCTCAATATACTCAGAGTCGTCATCCAACAAACCAAGCGCATAGCAAGCATCTCTAAAAGTATCGTACACTCGACCATTAACTGTTTTAATATCATCAAACGATGTTGGTcctttaactttgttaagaagaatTCTTAAATAGTACGCTTCACCGGTAGAAGGAGAAACGGAATGAATTCTTCCAATTGTTTTTCCTTTTATTCTCGGAACCCATATACGCTTGTCAAGCTTCCAAACATAAAAACGCGGAAACTGTACGTATGTTAGTGTACGTGCAACATGGTCGTTAGGATCTTGATTACGTTGCATCCAAGCTAAAAACATTGATGAGTTCACAGATGGTTTGTTTAGCACTTGATTAATATCTTCATCAGGACCGAAACAAACTGTTTGTTGTCCAGGAAGATGGAAAGGAAGACGCATAACAGAAGGACTCCTATAATTAACTTCATTAGAAAAAATCCTCCAAGACGCTTCACACGCAGATATATACCTACAGTCATAATACTCTTTAATTTCATCATTTTCTGCTTGTTCGTTTACATTGTTGCTCGGAACCACAGCAACTGTTGCTCTATCAGGACCTTTATTAATATACTTGAACAAATACTTTATTGACGCCGCTTGGTTGCACCATTCAACGTTTATATGCGCCTGATATCTTTTCAAAAGCTTTTTGTTATAAGGTACAACACTTCTATTGTCTAActgaattttattttttaaaacgaaGGAACCGTCATCTCTTCTTCTGTATAAGGGAAATCCGTTAGAATCCAAGGTTGAGTGATCTTGAAAtttcttgggaaaaccttttgaaCATTTTCTATCAACCATACATGGAGAGCTCATTCTAGCATTACCACATGGACCGTGAATCATATGGTCTTTCACAAGCGTATATAGTTCCGGGTCTTGGTTTAAATCAGGGATTTCTGCAGAAATAAACTGATCAACATGGTCTACAGTTGGAAGTTTGTAATCATTCTCCATGAATAAGCACATATGTGCATGAGGCAATCCTCGCTTCTGAAACTCAATAGTGTAaacaactacaaaaaaaaaaaaaaccttgtaaATATAATTAAGGTTATTTTTAAAAAGTAAATTTATAAACATACCAGCAGAAGCTTTTCCAAACAAATCACGGTCTTTCAAATCTTTACAAATGGCATCCAGCTTTATTTTAAAAATTCGAGATAAAATATCAGGCCTATCCTCCGGATTAAGATTTGTGTCCTTAAGAAACCTTTGAACCTCCGGCCATTTGGGATTGCAGGTAATGGTTATAAAAAAGTCTGGATAACCATACCATTTACAAATTGCCATTGCGTCAAGAtagttttgcatcatatatcGTGACCCGCCTGTAAAGGAAGATGGAAGGAAAATACGTTTTCCAACCTTAGACAAATCTTGTTGGCCATTATATCTTAGTTTCCGGATATTCTCATATGTATCAGACCTGAGATCTTGTTGCTGAAATCTTATAAAGTTAAGTCGCTCGCTCTCAATCATCGTATAAGCATCAACCAAAAACTGTTGGAATAAGCGTCGAGAATTTAGAATCAATGAAAACTGGTTACTACGATCTTGTACACGATACGCAAAAAACTCTCTCATTGTACAATTCGGACGTTTCTTGTTAGTAACATCAATGACACCCCTATGTGGTATGTCAATTCTGTAACCGTCGTCTCCATATGGGAACAAAATAGGATACTGAAGTGCAAGATAGGATGAATGCAATTCACTTATTCTTTTTAATGAACCTGTTTGTGTCTCGACAACGATATCTCTTTTCTCAAGTGCGTTATCGATATCTCCAACAATAAGAGCAGCAACCTCTGAGGAAGTAGGTAAGTTATAAGTCCGACCATCTTGTTCTCTTTTGCCAATAAGGCGAAGCTTTAAAGTGGTATAAGGATTTTGTTGGAAGCAATCTCTAACCATCCTATAAATTTTCACAAGCACATTTTCGGCATCAAACATTGCTTTGATTTGTTGTATCAGCTTATTATCGGTTTCATCTGAAGTGGATGATGAGGAAGCATTGTCTGAAGTCCTGTTTCATGAAATTGAAATATTAAGTAAATATACACTTAAAATAAATGTTATTAATAAAATAAGTTCATGAATGGTACCTAAAAACTGATTGCCTGTTTGCCAACTCATTTTCAGTATCGTATATGTATAACTGACAAAATTTAGGCTTCACTCCGTTTGGTGGCACAAGACTACCAATAGAATGGTAATTTTCACCACTAATTCTGTAGCAAAAAGGAGCATTACCAGTATTCACGGTTTGGTCAACCTTACCACCCATTGAGGTAAACGCGAACATAGAATTGTATCGTCGAATGTTCTTCAAAAAGTGCTTGCTTTCATTGTCATTTGACATGAATAGACTTTTATAATAAGGTGTCGCGGTTTTGTAATCCGGTAACACAACTTTGGCATAACCACAACATAACATATGACATATTTTGCCACCCTCTTTTCTTCCGCTTCCTTTCTCTGCGTCCCATAACTTTGCATAACAAACTTCACAAGTAATAACTTGATCACCGTGATCTAAATAATCTGTTAAAACATACAACATTATAGTTATATATACAACATTCATTACAATAATAAGATATACATATTTAAGACTTATTATTTTTACAATATGTAGCAGTACTTATGAACAAACCTAACCTGTAGAAACACCTTTATAAGGATCTCGTACTACGGTTTCATCTGTGGTCAAGTCGATCATTGGTATAGGAGACGAAATACGTGCTTTGGATACCAACTTACGTTTGCCAGATGATAGCCTTTGCAAATTACGGTTCAATGATGATGTGCAGGTGGTTGATGTGATGCCAGTTGAAATATTATTCCCAATATTGTTTTTTGTCGTTGTACGATTGCTGGTACTACAAATATTGTTACCTGCTACAATTGACaaaaaacatattaaaaatatcGATGCAAAACAATAAGAACATATTCCCAAATATATAAACATTAAGAAAAAGAAATACTTACTTGTTACAATACTTGAAAGACTTGAATTAACATTATTAGTCACCTCAGGAGTGGATTCAAAATTGTGAAAACCAATTTTGTTGACTATGTTATCAGATGTAACACACGGAGTGGAAGTGGAATTAATATTAGTGGAATCAATATTGAGGGATGACGATGTAGTTCCCACATTTGATTTCTTATTATCCAAGATTAATTTTCTTAATTTTCTTCTATGAGATGCCTCGTCTCGAGTAACAATTGGGAGGACAACTATTATAAAATCGTAGACAAATTGAAAAAATTATAATGaacaaacaataacaaatcaAAATAGTTAGTTGTAGATAAGGAAAAAATAAGTCtcattttgttaaaaaaaatatatacataaaatAATACCATTCGTTATGCTTGATAAAGGTCTTCTGCCTCGTCGAACTTTTAagagacacaaaaaaaaaattgaagaatTAATAAAAAATTCTAGCGTAATAGTGAACTAAGTAAGAAGGTCTAAAATAATATAAATGGACAATAAAATAATTAGTGCTATACCGTTAACAATGTCGGAGGATGTGTTTTCATTCCGGTGAACTGcgtataaaaaaaatatacatctCTATCTATATACTCAAAGAACTAAGAAGGTAAAAAAACTgtaaaactttaaataacttaCCATGCTGAGTGTTTTCTTTATCAACGTTATTGTATACGGAGACAATTTTTGGTCGTTTAGGCATTGCTATGAATTTAGAAAAAGAATTGTTAAATTACATAGTTGGTATGTTGAAACACATGTTAAGTAATATTTAATCAATCAATCGTAAATAAAGATTCATATAAACAATTTAACAAAAATACTTACATATACAAATAATATGCTAAATGATTAAATAACAATAGACAAAAATACAAACTGAACAAACTAACCAAGTTGAAATGTTGAATACCGAGGTTGAAATAATCAAGGGAAAATGAGTGTTTTGATCAATTCTTATTGAATCATCCAATACGAAATGAAAGGGGGATATAGAAATCACAAATTGGAAGAAGTCTTTAATAATATATAGAGATAGAGATAGAATATAAAAAATTGGAAATATATTCATGTAATACGTTAATTTTAGAAGTTTTTAAATTGTTATGATTATGTTTCCATAAATGAAATTGATTGCCATATATTAAAAATTTTTTTAGGAAATTGAGATTTATAACATctttcaaaataaataaaagatatgAACTGTGTAAATATGAAGATTGTAATTACTTACTATAATAGACATATAAAACACTAACAAAATCTAAAAACTATTACAAAATAAGTCATATTAGTATCATTACAAAAGATCTAAATAAAGTGAACCATGGGAAACGACGCAAATTTTTCATGTTCATAACCACAACCAACAAAAAAAATCCATTCAAAAGACTAACAAACAACTAACCAAACCATAGCTGTTTTAAACACACTTTATAGCAGTCTTCATTAGATTGAAGTTACACCGTTCAACACAATCTTCCTCTGTGAAGTTACAAATGTGAAATGCAACATGTGTCCAAACTGCAACTGGTTATCATCCATAAATTTCCTCCATCCATCCACAACGTAACGTAACGTACAACGGTTTAACTCTGTCTTTGTGTCATAAACTTCAACATCACCATTCAAGTTCTGGACAGATATAGGTTGCAATCTATCAGACAGGCCGGCTCTATTAACAACCTCCACCGGAAGCCGCTTAATGCGTTGAAAGAATAAAAACTATAAGCAAATATAAACAATAATAAAAGTTTTAATGGTTGATCAGGTATAAAAGAAAAAGTACCAGCCTATATTCAGCTTTACGGCTAAAGTCGAAATATTCTGGATGAATGCCGATACGGGAAACTTTGTTTGCCTTCGTTGAACCCTTCTTTGGATGCTACACATTTTTATCAACAGTTAAGCATTTCTTTGCCTTTTATAAGGAAAATAATGTACAATACAAACGGATATTAGTACACTTAATATAAAATACATAAATTATTTAATACCTTGACAGTTTGATCAGATGTTGTATAACGTTTTCGGCCTTTGCATTGTTGGTTGAAATTATCAACTTTGACGGATCGGTTGACAGAAAGCTTACCTTTTCCCTTTCCTTTGACCTGTTATGAAATAATAGAGTTAGAACATGAAATTTTTTTCATTCAtttatgtttttaaaatttaaagCAAAAATCTGTCAGCAgcaaattacatataaaaaatgtactaatcttaaaaaaaaaaggaaaatatacATCCAAGACTCACCTTCTAATTGATCTAATAAAGTTGGAGGTTATTTTTCAGACGTAATAAAGATGTTAAATTAATTGTACATTGTcatgtttatttaataaatatttgACTTGTAAACCAAAGAAATAAACAATGAAGTTCCAAAAAACTCGAATACAACTATTATGATATTTGAAACTATTCCATGGTGTTACTGATAAGGCAAATTGATTAAACTATGTATTTgtacaaataaacaaacaaaaaaagtATAAAAGTAATAATATAAATGCAACCATTGGTTTAGTATCAGTAATAATGTTCGTATGGGTTAATTGTAGGTTGAATTCAAATAATTGAGTTATAATAGGCAATTGtcataaataaattaatataacaATATAATAGAGTCTGTAAACTTACATCTTGTCTTGTCGTGAAATGTAAGCCATCACCTACTTTCAACGTCTCTTTAACATGAACCTTCTTCGGTGTACTTGTCGGGACTGTTACTGATGTACTTTTAACAGATGTGGGCTGGTTATCATCTACCTCTATGTCCTGAAAAaatcatattaaaaaaaaattaatagaagAGTAAAAATGGATACAAAGTATAATACCTAACAGATTCGAACCTCCAAAAGCGCTTTATCGTAATCAGCCCTAGATATCTGaattacatcatcatcatcatcatcagattcaACCTTCTTGCTCAACCTTATCTCAACCTCTTCTCGATACACCGTTAAATCAAACATAACATCATTAAGTTTTTCAAAAACCAATAAATCATCTTCTTGAACGCCAAGATCGTTGCAAAGTTGAGTCCAACCTTCTGAGAATACATAGTTTGAATTAACCTTACTTGTTGACACCGTCCACGGAGAACCCTTATAATTAACCTCATATGAGCCAGCCATTCCATCATCTCCAAAACATTGTTGGACAAAAGATTCTTCAATCATCTACTTAATATGAAGCATAACAAATTGAATGTTGACTATGTAGGTTATATTATTAAAAAAGAAATACATGCTAAATATAAAGTTTAAGGAAAACTTAATGAAATTACGTACCATATAACCCAATGTTAGATGACGATTAATTGTGAAATAAGATTGCTCACATACGCCATTAACATAAGATGAAAGATAGAGACCAAAATGGTTCATGGGACGAAATGACAGAAGACAATCTTTCTGAAGTTTGAGATCTGAAACAACTTCTCCCCAGCCGTCAGTTAAGACTGGCATACGTTTTAATCGTTTCAACATTAAGACCCAAATTTTCCCACTTGAGTGATATATACGCATCTTCCTATCGGCCCAATCCTCTCCGTAGAATTGATTAACAAAGCTGATAGGGACATCctgtatatatattaatattaatattaactataTTTAGTATTATAAGtttaaaaaataacttaaaaaataTATTAGTATAACAGCGGAATTATAGATTACATAAAGATTACTTACTATACTCAATGAGGATGGGTTTAGAAGATACTTTACAAATGAAGTATACATTTTGATACCTGCAACAATAATTTATTTTCAAATTCTCGTAGTTTAGCAAACACTAATATATACAGTATACaacaaaaaaacaatatatacatAACACTGCTTGGACTACAAAAAATGACgactaaaataattaaaaactcAAATTTATATGATTAacaaattataattttatatgAATATAGATACAATATTATAAATAAATTTAGTGCATCAGCAATTTAAATTTTTAATACCAGTATCTATCAAAATTTAAGTAAATGATTACATACTTCTTCATGAACAAACGTTTATGAAAACTATTGGATGGGTATATAAACACCTTTTGAAGATAGCATAAAGAAAACTAAACTACAACAGTATATTTCAAACAAATAAAGACTCAATCTTACAAAAAACAACAATATTAATGGTTAACTTTAGAAATACATCAATGAAGTGGTATAAAATCAAAGATGGAAAAGATTTAAAGTAAAGTTTATGACCGATCACAGGAACATAAATGTTGTTACCTTTAAGTGAAGATTAGAAACCCTAGTTTCGGTTGCCGGAAACCATTATGTCTGATGATTCCGGCGATAATCCGATATATAAACAACttttgaacatagcataacaaaACTAAACTACAACAGTATATATTAAACAATTAAAGACTCAATCTTACAAAAAACAACAATATTAATGGTTAACCTTAGAAGTACATCAATGAAGTGGTATAAAATCAAAGatataaaagattaaaagtaAAGTTTATGACCGATCACAGGAACATAAATGTTGTTACCTTTAAGTGAAGATTAGAAACCCTAGTTTCGGTTGCCGGAAACCTAAATGAATGATGATTCCGGTGATAATCCGATGATAAAATCCGGTGCCAATTTGAGTTCTCCTAGGGATGATAAGAGTGATATGAAGGATGATTTGATGGTAGAGTATGGTAAGGACAAAGTCCTTATTTAGAACCGCCATATTGAAATTTACATATACATCCCCTATAGTTTGATTTCTGACAAAAATAAAATTGATTTAATCTATAATTACCACAACAACCTTTTACATTACATAATAGAATAGAATAATAATTAtatgtttttaaagatatgaaAAAGGAAGATAACACAAATAAGTAAAGTATTAGAAATAATTTATGGTAAGTGTATATTAAAAAATTTATAATGTATTAAATAAATTCCTTAAATACATTACATTACATGTATAATAAAATTTAATTCAAATATCAACCAATAATAAAATTTTAcgttatatttaaataaaataacaaataatattaaaattttatataataaaaaaatatatctaagTTTGCCAAATTAACGAAATATCATATTGGGTACTATATTTTAAGTAAGATTCATTATTTAAAGAAgggattatttttttttaatatttaaataacGTAAAAAGTTGTTATCTTATTACTATGTAATTTTTTCTAAATACCAATTAATACATACGTAAGTATTAAATCATAGGTTATTAAATTAAGTTATGTTACACAAAATCATATTAGCTcttatattttaaataataatatcaATACTCAAACGACATATTATTAAAATGTTATACACCAAAAAAGAATAATGATGTCATATGTATAAGAAACAAAAAACGGGATTAGAAAAATAAATTAGCAAAATAACAATTGAtatacataacaaacaactaaacaataaaacAACCATGTTCATAAAAATCAACCACACAGTTATAACCATTGTcaaaataaacataaatatcCAAATACTTAAGAAAAAAACAGCCGATTTAATCAAATGTTCGAAATATAGGTGACTACTTTTCTTTCTTTGGAATTAGAAGAACTGCATCCACACCACCATCTTTACGCGACTTCGAAGAAGACTGCGAAGATACATCATCCACGTCATACACGGTTTCCAAATTGCGCTTCAAGTCACGCTCGCTGCTCGTATCAAAGTCAGCATCCTTCTGATCCAACGATgttgtaaagccaactttaaacACATTTGAGCAAGGGGTTACATTGTCTCCCGTTTGGGATATAGAATCctagttaaataaaataaataaataggtaTGAGTTATAATCATACAATTAACATATAATGAGTTAAAGTTGAATAATAGATAAGGTAAACGATACTAAACCTTAACAGGCAAATCATCATTACGATTTGAATCTGATGGTTCGACATCGACGGCTTCCTCATCAATAGGCTgattttgtaaatttttttaagttaaaacAATATATGATATTAATTAGTAGTTAAACATTGTTGGAAGAGTGTAATAATAGTATAAGGGTGAATTGGAATAAATATACCTGAATAGTGTCAAAATGTTTATCCAGCTCGGACAAAACAACCGGGTTATCAGTCATCTTGGAGACTGAGTATCCATCAGACTTCTTGCTGATGTTAAAAGAAGAAACAGCAATCTTGAAGGCAAACTTCATATTGAGTAATGAATTTAGCTCCTTTGGAAAGCTTCCTTCGTTTGCTAactgttgaaaaataaaatataattaatatttttaaaataaaaataaatatgatAAAATGAATTATTTACTACATACTTCAATGTTGTTGTCTAAAAGCTGATTAGCATTAACCTTCAAAAGCTTTGTCACCTCACGCTCAAACAATGTTAGACTCACAATACCAGTGCAATCTTGGACACGTATATAAAGCCTAATTCTGCAAAAAAATATAAATGAGATTAACttattttgacaaaaaaaaacaaaaaatggtATATATTTACCGTGGAATTGAtgtaacggtccttgtattacaAATATCAGTCTTGCATTCTAAGACAGTAACCTCTTCAGAACCATCAGTACCATCCTGCTTTTCTTTAACAACAGTAACGGTTGAAACCTTTTTGTTGCAGTTTGTGCACGCGTTGTAAAACCACTCATTGTTCGATGCAAAACTCTTGATAGTGCCAACAATGACAACAAACCTCGTCTGTGTTTAagatatatataatgtattaaaaaaattgatagTGTAAAACATATAAAAACTATCTGTTATCCGTGTTACCGTATCTATTGAGGTTAACGACCCAATGGGAAAAAAGGTGAGGTCAGAAAGGAACTCTTCAGTGGCAGACTTCGCAACAGAAGAACTTAGGCCAGAATAACTGGAAGACATTTCGGGAGAAAGTTTCTCGATAAAtctagtaaaaaaataaaatttaataattTAGACTCACAGAAATGCAtaggaaatttaaaaaaaattattaggaTAGTGAACCTTTGTTTAAAGTCAGCAACCTCATCAATATCACTGTTAATTAAGACTCGGGTGACAGTATACAAATTTGAAACAGACAAATGACCCGAACAGATGTATACATTTATTTTAATAAATGTAAACAATTATGCAAAATGTAACCATAAAGAAAAAAACACAATATATTTGAAGTAATACGATACCTCCCCAGAATCTGTATTTCCCAAACTGAATGATTACGACGACATTTTTTTCACCTCGATTGCTGCTCACATACTCCATTATTTGATCCGCATAACCGTCCCAAAGTGTCACAAAGATCTGCTTATTGCTGAACATTATTGAAATCAATACAAACAAAGTAGCTGTTCAGAAtacataatataaaaaaaatatattaaagaataaaagtgaagaaaaaataaataaatacttcaAGTCTTCAAGCATAAAGGTGACTTTCTTCTAGTTTTGTCCATTATTAGTTTCCGTGTCTATCTCGAAGGGAAAACTTTTGACCACAAAACCAATTACATCTGTGGATAAAAATTAAATAGTGTCAACAAAGTAAAAATGTGTTATGTTTAGTTATATAGTTTTAATTGTATATCATACCAATTGGACTTTTAAAAAACTTGTTGTCAACTGTTGGATCCTCCACAACCGAATCAAACGGAGTAAAATCAAAACCCCATTCAGAACCAATAGCCTCGTGGCATTCCTCAACAAAGGTGTTGTTATTAAGGTTAATCTTCAAACCACCTTTAGCGTACTTGACCTTCTGACGATT from Helianthus annuus cultivar XRQ/B chromosome 10, HanXRQr2.0-SUNRISE, whole genome shotgun sequence harbors:
- the LOC110882745 gene encoding uncharacterized protein LOC110882745, whose product is MPKRPKIVSVYNNVDKENTQHVVLPIVTRDEASHRRKLRKLILDNKKSNVGTTSSSLNIDSTNINSTSTPCVTSDNIVNKIGFHNFESTPEVTNNVNSSLSSIVTSNNICSTSNRTTTKNNIGNNISTGITSTTCTSSLNRNLQRLSSGKRKLVSKARISSPIPMIDLTTDETVVRDPYKGVSTDYLDHGDQVITCEVCYAKLWDAEKGSGRKEGGKICHMLCCGYAKVVLPDYKTATPYYKSLFMSNDNESKHFLKNIRRYNSMFAFTSMGGKVDQTVNTGNAPFCYRISGENYHSIGSLVPPNGVKPKFCQLYIYDTENELANRTSDNASSSSTSDETDNKLIQQIKAMFDAENVLVKIYRMVRDCFQQNPYTTLKLRLIGKREQDGRTYNLPTSSEVAALIVGDIDNALEKRDIVVETQTGSLKRISELHSSYLALQYPILFPYGDDGYRIDIPHRGVIDVTNKKRPNCTMREFFAYRVQDRSNQFSLILNSRRLFQQFLVDAYTMIESERLNFIRFQQQDLRSDTYENIRKLRYNGQQDLSKVGKRIFLPSSFTGGSRYMMQNYLDAMAICKWYGYPDFFITITCNPKWPEVQRFLKDTNLNPEDRPDILSRIFKIKLDAICKDLKDRDLFGKASAVVYTIEFQKRGLPHAHMCLFMENDYKLPTVDHVDQFISAEIPDLNQDPELYTLVKDHMIHGPCGNARMSSPCMVDRKCSKGFPKKFQDHSTLDSNGFPLYRRRDDGSFVLKNKIQLDNRSVVPYNKKLLKRYQAHINVEWCNQAASIKYLFKYINKGPDRATVAVVPSNNVNEQAENDEIKEYYDCRYISACEASWRIFSNEVNYRSPSVMRLPFHLPGQQTVCFGPDEDINQVLNKPSVNSSMFLAWMQRNQDPNDHVARTLTYVQFPRFYVWKLDKRIWVPRIKGKTIGRIHSVSPSTGEAYYLRILLNKVKGPTSFDDIKTVNGRVYDTFRDACYALGLLDDDSEYIEAIKEANISGSAGYIRNLFATMLLSSTLSRPEVVWESTWKYMTDDFLYRFSKYHRVSGLSIPDEQLKNYVLCEIEKFLTRNNSSLRRFLSMPYPDTSSLDNFRCRLINEELAYDRTELQNVYQGQVNLLTDEQRAVYEEIMNAVHGDNGGVFFVYGYGGTGKTFLWKTLSAAIRSKGQIVLNVASSGIASLLLEGGRTAHSRFHIPLNLNEDSVCHIKPDDDVAKLLQQTKLIIWDEAPMVHKHAFEALDRTMHDIFNISNPSRSDVLFGGKVIVFGGDFRQILPVVPNGGRQEIVNASLCSSYLWSKCKLLTLSRNMRLTVGRPSSEVEEISNFAKWLLDVGEGNVGGSNDGEAIIEFSTRAILAPKNEVVHEINDRLLAVFPGEEKEYLSSDSLCPTEDGNVDQQNIYSPDVLNGLKVSGLPNHRLVLKVGVPVMLLRNIDQRNGLCNGTRLKVTKLYSRVIEAEIISGGNIGSRTFIPRINLVPSDRKIPFAFQRRQFPITVCFAMTINKSQGQSLSKVGLYLRQPVFTHGQLYVALSRVTRRDGIKLLILDNDGRPTNKTTNVVYKEIFNGL